From the Gallaecimonas mangrovi genome, one window contains:
- the fliQ gene encoding flagellar biosynthesis protein FliQ produces MTPEQAVALIYNAVVNIILIVGVLILPGMVVGLIVSVFQAATQINEQTLSFLPRLLVTLGMLAFAGHWILQRIMDLFHTLFYAIPGAIG; encoded by the coding sequence ATGACTCCAGAACAGGCGGTTGCCCTTATTTATAACGCCGTGGTCAATATCATTTTGATTGTTGGCGTACTCATTTTGCCGGGCATGGTGGTGGGGCTTATCGTCAGTGTTTTTCAGGCCGCCACCCAAATCAACGAACAAACCTTAAGCTTTTTACCCAGGTTGCTGGTAACGCTAGGCATGCTGGCTTTTGCTGGCCACTGGATACTGCAGCGCATTATGGACCTGTTCCATACCCTGTTTTATGCCATTCCCGGAGCCATTGGATGA
- a CDS encoding FliM/FliN family flagellar motor switch protein, whose amino-acid sequence MQDKTLNGQGKRFIKSENAAHYPQFDLLGEARRAATLCARLNHLNTYIADQLGAHCRHLFNDNNIQISLSTWQETDVSADHWLGASPNGKGDALVAMGFSRSDLFSLSELFFGGQLAAVKQVDSRQVTDTEERLAQKMLHCLLGACFSKLDLSLEGWQSQWFSRKPQGKQICTEVRLNVGEGTVRWCCCWAADFEPHPKTPVLLPEQLSIELKSCAHTVPVKLKIAVAELSMNLGELSQLKSGDILPIDLSEQVTARIGKITCLRGQIAEQGEQLVLRVSESVGEVT is encoded by the coding sequence ATGCAGGATAAAACCCTGAACGGCCAGGGCAAACGCTTTATTAAAAGCGAAAACGCCGCGCATTATCCTCAGTTTGATCTGCTTGGCGAAGCCAGACGGGCAGCAACGCTGTGCGCCCGGTTGAACCATTTAAATACCTATATAGCCGATCAGTTGGGGGCGCATTGCCGTCACCTTTTTAACGACAATAATATTCAAATCAGCTTGTCTACCTGGCAAGAAACGGACGTTTCTGCCGATCACTGGCTTGGTGCCAGCCCAAACGGTAAGGGCGATGCCCTGGTCGCCATGGGCTTTAGCCGCAGCGACCTTTTTAGTTTGTCGGAACTCTTTTTTGGCGGTCAGCTTGCGGCCGTTAAACAAGTGGACAGCCGACAAGTGACCGATACCGAAGAACGCCTTGCGCAAAAGATGCTCCATTGCTTGCTCGGAGCCTGTTTTAGCAAGTTGGATTTGTCACTGGAAGGTTGGCAAAGCCAATGGTTTAGCCGCAAACCCCAGGGCAAACAAATCTGTACCGAAGTGCGTTTGAACGTTGGCGAAGGTACGGTGCGTTGGTGTTGTTGTTGGGCCGCTGATTTTGAACCTCACCCTAAGACCCCGGTGTTGTTACCAGAGCAGCTTTCCATTGAATTGAAAAGCTGCGCGCACACCGTGCCTGTAAAACTCAAAATCGCAGTGGCGGAGTTGTCGATGAACTTAGGCGAGCTAAGCCAGCTTAAGAGCGGCGACATTTTGCCTATCGACTTGAGTGAACAGGTGACGGCGCGCATAGGAAAAATTACATGCCTGCGTGGACAAATAGCCGAGCAGGGAGAGCAATTGGTACTCAGAGTCAGTGAGAGTGTCGGAGAAGTAACATGA
- the fliN gene encoding flagellar motor switch protein FliN, whose product MTDKNDDILDELTLEEDGLDALLEDHVEEKKPPKDLSLLRNIPVKLTLEVDSIDISLGELLGLSSGEVLALDKPAGAPMDVRVNGTLLAKAEVVVVDGKYGLRLTEVMDDLSINQLSRGS is encoded by the coding sequence ATGACAGATAAAAATGACGACATCCTGGACGAATTGACGTTGGAAGAGGACGGTCTTGACGCTTTATTAGAGGACCATGTTGAAGAAAAGAAGCCCCCTAAGGATCTGTCGCTGCTGCGTAATATTCCGGTTAAGTTGACCCTGGAAGTCGACAGCATCGATATCAGCCTTGGGGAGTTGTTGGGCTTGAGTAGCGGCGAAGTGCTGGCACTGGACAAACCGGCTGGCGCACCCATGGATGTGCGGGTAAACGGCACCTTGCTGGCCAAAGCAGAAGTGGTGGTTGTGGACGGTAAATACGGCCTTCGCCTCACTGAAGTGATGGATGATCTTAGTATTAATCAGCTGTCCCGTGGCTCATGA
- the flhB gene encoding flagellar biosynthesis protein FlhB — protein sequence MSENSSQNKSEKPTSQRLNKARKEGQVARSRELQSAVLVLLGGILLLSLSHSFGDFAGSLMELQFALHADDADFSKQMLTHLSEASVLAIKAFFPLLLVLWLASFASSLVPGGWLFSTKSIAFQGKKLDPIAGIKRLMSGQSLMELGKSIAKVSLLIGCIIWVLWRYWNTLISLSSMPMAIAIGEGVHIVAMAVLYLGLMLLIIAVADVPMQRFSLLKKLRMTKQEVKEENKNTEGRPEIKHRIRQLQMQMSRQRIDQRVPKADVILVNPTHYAVAIKYDPELAEAPYVIAKGADHLAQRIREVAQQNQKTILPMAELTRAIYYSTRVDQEVPAGLYKAVAHVLMYVMRMNAMKANGRENSLPLPKIDIPDTLKR from the coding sequence ATGAGCGAGAATTCCAGCCAAAACAAGAGCGAAAAACCCACATCCCAGCGGCTTAATAAAGCCCGTAAAGAAGGGCAGGTTGCTCGGTCGCGGGAGCTGCAAAGCGCAGTGCTGGTGCTCTTGGGCGGCATTTTGTTGTTGTCGCTTTCCCACAGTTTTGGCGATTTTGCCGGTTCCTTGATGGAGCTGCAATTTGCCCTTCACGCCGATGATGCTGACTTTTCCAAGCAGATGCTCACTCACCTGAGCGAAGCCTCAGTACTGGCAATAAAAGCGTTCTTCCCACTGCTGCTGGTACTGTGGCTCGCCTCTTTTGCCAGTAGCCTGGTACCGGGCGGCTGGCTGTTTTCCACCAAAAGCATTGCCTTTCAAGGCAAGAAACTGGACCCCATTGCCGGTATCAAGCGCTTGATGTCAGGGCAAAGCCTGATGGAGCTTGGCAAATCCATTGCCAAGGTGAGCCTGCTGATTGGTTGCATCATCTGGGTGCTTTGGCGCTACTGGAACACCCTTATTTCTCTTAGCAGTATGCCGATGGCCATAGCCATCGGCGAAGGGGTGCACATTGTTGCTATGGCGGTGCTGTATTTGGGGCTGATGCTGCTGATTATTGCCGTTGCCGATGTGCCGATGCAGCGTTTCTCACTGCTGAAAAAACTGCGCATGACCAAGCAGGAAGTTAAGGAAGAGAATAAAAACACCGAAGGCCGCCCGGAAATCAAACACCGCATTCGCCAGTTGCAAATGCAGATGTCGCGCCAGCGCATCGACCAGCGGGTGCCCAAGGCCGACGTCATTTTGGTGAACCCCACCCATTATGCGGTGGCCATTAAATACGACCCCGAGCTTGCCGAAGCGCCTTATGTCATAGCCAAAGGCGCAGACCACCTGGCCCAACGCATTCGTGAAGTGGCGCAACAAAATCAAAAGACCATCTTGCCGATGGCGGAACTGACCCGAGCCATTTACTACTCCACCCGAGTTGACCAAGAAGTACCCGCTGGCCTCTATAAGGCCGTGGCACACGTGCTGATGTACGTGATGAGAATGAACGCCATGAAGGCAAATGGGCGCGAAAACAGCTTGCCGCTGCCCAAGATTGATATTCCAGACACATTAAAACGATAA
- the fliP gene encoding flagellar type III secretion system pore protein FliP (The bacterial flagellar biogenesis protein FliP forms a type III secretion system (T3SS)-type pore required for flagellar assembly.) encodes MKALFWFLIALLPAPVLAADLPIFNVKHGTGSDDYSINVQILLLMTALSFLPAMLLMMTSFTRIIIVLAVLRQALGLQQSPPNRVLVGIALTLTILIMRPVWTDIYQNAFTPFDNDQISLKEAFSRAEVPLRTFMLKQTKEPELEQMLRIADEPLKMQPDQVPFSVLMPAFVLSELKTAFQIGFMLFIPFLIIDLVVASVLMAMGMMMLSPLIISLPFKLMVFVLVDGWAMTVGSLTASFG; translated from the coding sequence ATGAAGGCGCTTTTCTGGTTTTTGATAGCGCTGCTGCCAGCCCCGGTGCTGGCAGCAGACTTACCGATATTTAACGTTAAACACGGCACCGGCAGCGACGATTACAGCATCAACGTGCAAATTTTGTTGTTGATGACGGCATTGTCTTTCTTGCCCGCCATGCTACTGATGATGACCAGTTTTACCCGCATCATCATTGTGCTGGCGGTGCTGCGCCAAGCGCTCGGCCTGCAACAAAGTCCGCCGAATAGGGTACTGGTGGGTATAGCCCTAACCTTAACCATTCTTATTATGCGCCCGGTCTGGACCGACATTTACCAAAACGCCTTCACCCCCTTCGACAACGACCAAATTAGCCTAAAAGAAGCCTTTTCTCGGGCTGAAGTGCCCCTTCGCACCTTTATGCTCAAGCAGACCAAAGAACCGGAACTGGAGCAAATGCTGCGCATTGCTGACGAGCCGCTGAAAATGCAGCCCGACCAGGTGCCTTTTTCGGTACTGATGCCTGCCTTTGTGTTGTCGGAGCTTAAAACCGCCTTTCAAATCGGTTTTATGTTGTTTATCCCCTTTCTCATTATCGATTTGGTGGTGGCGTCGGTGTTGATGGCAATGGGGATGATGATGCTGTCGCCACTGATCATTTCCTTACCGTTCAAACTGATGGTGTTTGTATTGGTTGACGGTTGGGCCATGACGGTGGGCTCACTTACTGCCAGCTTCGGGTAG
- a CDS encoding flagellar biosynthesis protein FlhA has product MMMILPLPPWVIDTLFTFNIVLSVMVLLVAVSAKRPLEFSVFPTILLIATLMRLTLNVASTRVVLLNGHNGTDAAGKVIQAFGQVVIGGNYVVGMVVFIILMIINFVVITKGGERISEVAARFTLDALPGKQMAVDADLNAGVIDQDQAKQRRQEVAREADFYGAMDGASKFVRGDAIAGLMILVINMLGGLAIGVFQHGLSGADAFKLYALLTIGDGLVAQIPSLLLATAAAIIVTRVNDESEMSTQVQQQMLALPKVIWTVAAIMAVLGLIPGMPSVAFLSFAIVLAFVGWRQSRAQATVEQDEAQLQLSEQLQKDPPLLWQDLPHVDTLAIDLGYRLVTLVDREQGAELLTRVRGIRKTLSEQLGFLLPEVRIRDNLQLAANEYRIKMGGVVVASGAVDPERLMAIQNADVYGKIDGELVMEPAYQMEAVLIEPTQKAKALNLGYSVVDTATVIATHLGKVMRENLEEIFTHDDVLELGERLKNISEKLSETLNNQLTPIQQLRVYRKLLSDQVSLSDIRTIATTLIDSCELTKDPVLLAADVRCALKRSLIKAAVGDKDTLITMTLDEELENTLMKALNQAQQQNGKVALDSFPVEPTLLGRLQQVMPQLKEQMQLQGYPPILLVVPQLRPLLARYARTFARGLKVFSYNEIPETMHIDVVGTLG; this is encoded by the coding sequence ATGATGATGATCCTGCCGCTGCCGCCCTGGGTTATCGATACGCTGTTTACCTTCAACATTGTGTTGTCGGTAATGGTGTTGCTGGTGGCGGTGTCGGCCAAGCGTCCCTTAGAGTTTTCGGTTTTCCCCACCATTTTGCTGATAGCCACCTTGATGCGGCTTACCTTAAACGTGGCCTCTACCCGGGTGGTGCTACTAAACGGTCATAACGGCACCGATGCTGCCGGTAAGGTTATTCAAGCCTTTGGCCAGGTGGTGATTGGCGGTAACTACGTGGTGGGGATGGTGGTGTTCATCATTTTGATGATCATCAACTTCGTGGTTATTACCAAAGGTGGCGAGCGGATCTCGGAAGTGGCGGCCCGCTTTACTTTGGACGCCTTGCCCGGTAAGCAAATGGCGGTAGATGCCGACCTTAACGCCGGCGTGATTGACCAAGACCAAGCCAAACAGCGCCGCCAGGAAGTGGCGCGAGAAGCCGACTTCTACGGGGCCATGGATGGGGCGTCCAAATTTGTGCGTGGTGATGCCATCGCTGGCTTGATGATTTTGGTCATCAACATGCTTGGCGGCCTGGCCATTGGTGTGTTCCAGCATGGCCTTTCTGGCGCCGATGCCTTTAAGCTCTATGCGCTGCTCACCATCGGTGACGGCCTGGTGGCGCAAATTCCGTCACTGCTGCTGGCCACGGCGGCTGCCATCATCGTTACCCGCGTCAATGACGAATCGGAAATGTCGACCCAGGTGCAGCAGCAAATGCTGGCCCTGCCCAAGGTTATTTGGACGGTGGCGGCCATTATGGCAGTGCTGGGCCTGATACCGGGTATGCCGTCGGTCGCCTTTTTAAGTTTTGCCATTGTGCTGGCCTTTGTGGGTTGGCGCCAAAGCCGGGCGCAAGCCACGGTTGAGCAAGACGAAGCGCAGTTGCAGCTCTCCGAACAATTGCAAAAAGACCCACCGCTGCTGTGGCAAGACTTGCCACACGTTGACACCTTGGCCATTGATTTGGGCTACCGCCTCGTTACCTTGGTGGACCGGGAGCAGGGGGCCGAGCTGCTAACGCGGGTGCGTGGTATTCGTAAAACCCTGTCGGAGCAGCTTGGGTTCTTGTTGCCGGAGGTGCGTATCCGCGACAACTTGCAACTGGCCGCAAATGAATACCGCATCAAAATGGGCGGTGTGGTGGTGGCGTCGGGGGCGGTTGACCCCGAACGGCTAATGGCCATTCAAAATGCCGATGTCTACGGCAAAATCGATGGCGAGCTGGTAATGGAACCGGCTTATCAGATGGAAGCCGTTTTAATTGAGCCAACTCAAAAGGCCAAGGCCCTTAACCTGGGTTATTCGGTTGTGGATACCGCCACCGTTATTGCCACCCATTTGGGCAAGGTGATGCGCGAAAACTTAGAAGAAATATTCACCCATGACGATGTGTTGGAATTAGGTGAAAGATTAAAAAACATTTCTGAGAAACTTTCTGAAACATTAAATAACCAACTGACTCCAATTCAGCAGCTCCGTGTGTACAGAAAATTATTATCTGACCAGGTTAGTTTGTCCGATATTAGAACAATAGCGACCACACTAATTGATAGTTGTGAGCTTACAAAAGATCCGGTGTTACTTGCCGCTGACGTGCGCTGTGCATTAAAACGCAGCCTTATCAAAGCCGCGGTGGGTGATAAAGACACCCTGATAACCATGACGCTGGATGAAGAGTTAGAAAATACTTTGATGAAGGCGTTAAATCAGGCCCAGCAGCAAAATGGCAAGGTGGCTTTGGACAGTTTCCCTGTCGAACCAACCTTGCTTGGGCGTTTGCAACAGGTCATGCCACAGCTAAAAGAACAGATGCAGTTGCAAGGATATCCACCCATTCTTCTGGTCGTACCACAATTGCGGCCATTACTTGCGCGTTATGCGCGAACTTTCGCCCGTGGTTTAAAAGTATTCAGTTACAACGAGATCCCGGAAACCATGCATATTGATGTTGTGGGAACTTTGGGTTAA
- a CDS encoding Mpo1 family 2-hydroxy fatty acid dioxygenase, with protein sequence MKSLTEHLSQYAGYHRDRRNIRTHLIGIPLIVIAIATLLARPHWGAISPALIVAVGCCLFYVRLNWRLGLVMTALLLLACALGWQLALLSTPLWLGWGVGLFVVGWLFQFVGHYFEGKKPAFIDDVTGLIIGPLFVVAELGFYLGCLKKLKNDIESEAGPLH encoded by the coding sequence ATGAAGTCATTAACCGAACACCTCAGCCAATACGCCGGTTATCACCGTGACAGGCGTAACATTCGCACCCATTTAATCGGTATCCCCTTGATTGTGATAGCCATTGCCACCTTGCTGGCACGGCCTCACTGGGGCGCGATAAGCCCAGCGCTAATCGTCGCTGTCGGCTGTTGCCTTTTTTATGTCAGGCTCAACTGGCGGTTAGGTTTGGTAATGACCGCCTTGCTGCTGTTGGCCTGCGCTTTGGGCTGGCAACTGGCGTTGTTAAGCACGCCGCTGTGGCTCGGTTGGGGAGTTGGGCTTTTTGTGGTGGGTTGGCTGTTTCAGTTTGTTGGCCACTATTTTGAAGGCAAAAAGCCGGCCTTTATTGATGATGTGACCGGCCTCATTATCGGCCCCTTATTTGTGGTGGCAGAACTGGGCTTTTACTTGGGTTGTTTAAAAAAACTCAAGAACGATATCGAGAGTGAAGCAGGCCCCCTACATTAA
- the fliR gene encoding flagellar biosynthetic protein FliR — protein MTFTELSMPEITAWLGKVWWPFLRVGAVLWTMPVFGDLLQTPQVRILLALAISVVMMPMMPAMPAVDPFSFTALTLAIEQIIFGLLLGFMVQMLFTVMTMLGQILSLQMGLAMGVMNDPVHGDSVPLIGQLLSILAAFLFFALNGHLVVLDVLVQSFYTWPPGDSLYQLSLNRVILMMGWVFGSALLLAMPAVVAMLIVNLGFGVMNRSAPSFNIFALGMPLGMMLGLICLLLTLAEVPTRFSEFTDYALDQMRLVVGGTP, from the coding sequence ATGACCTTTACCGAGCTTTCCATGCCTGAAATTACGGCCTGGTTGGGTAAGGTCTGGTGGCCCTTTTTACGTGTCGGTGCGGTGCTTTGGACCATGCCGGTATTTGGCGACCTGCTGCAAACGCCGCAGGTGCGTATTTTGTTGGCGCTGGCCATCAGTGTGGTGATGATGCCAATGATGCCCGCCATGCCTGCCGTTGACCCTTTCTCTTTTACCGCCCTGACCCTGGCCATTGAGCAAATCATATTTGGCCTGCTGCTGGGCTTTATGGTGCAGATGCTGTTCACCGTGATGACGATGCTTGGGCAAATTCTGTCATTACAGATGGGCCTTGCTATGGGGGTGATGAATGACCCGGTGCACGGCGATTCCGTGCCACTTATCGGCCAGCTACTGAGCATCTTGGCGGCATTTTTGTTCTTTGCCCTTAATGGCCATTTGGTGGTGCTGGACGTATTGGTGCAAAGCTTTTACACCTGGCCACCGGGTGACAGCCTTTACCAGTTAAGCCTTAACCGCGTGATATTAATGATGGGCTGGGTGTTTGGCAGCGCCTTGCTGCTGGCCATGCCGGCGGTGGTGGCCATGCTGATAGTGAACCTCGGCTTTGGGGTCATGAACCGCTCGGCGCCAAGTTTTAATATTTTTGCCCTCGGCATGCCCCTTGGCATGATGTTGGGGCTGATTTGTTTGCTGCTGACCCTGGCTGAAGTACCAACGCGCTTTAGCGAATTTACCGACTATGCCCTCGATCAGATGCGGTTGGTGGTGGGAGGCACGCCATGA